From Acidothermus cellulolyticus 11B, a single genomic window includes:
- a CDS encoding AAA family ATPase, giving the protein MAAFPGVGNTDVRHVAKTGRLICEAVERVIDGKSDVIRLAVTVLLSEGHILIEDVPGVGKTMLAKALAKAIDCTVRRIQFTPDLLPSDITGVSVYNQETREFEFKPGPIFANIVVGDEINRASPKTQSALLESMEERQATVDGHTYRLATPFMVIATQNPIEMEGTYPLPEAQRDRFAVRLSMGYPSPGAEQQMLDAHASRNPLEELEPVTDAGEVARAIETVRSVYVAPDVQRYAIDLVTATRRHPELRLGASPRATLQLVKTARAAAALDDRDYVLPDDIRDLALPVLAHRLLVTADAHIARRGPAEILADILRSVPVPAPPVPPWGATR; this is encoded by the coding sequence GTGGCAGCGTTTCCAGGCGTGGGCAACACCGACGTACGGCACGTGGCGAAAACGGGCCGACTGATTTGTGAAGCAGTCGAACGCGTCATCGACGGGAAATCGGACGTCATCCGCCTCGCCGTGACCGTCTTATTGTCCGAAGGCCACATCCTCATCGAGGACGTTCCCGGCGTCGGAAAGACGATGCTGGCGAAAGCACTGGCAAAAGCCATCGACTGCACGGTCCGCCGCATTCAATTCACCCCGGACTTGCTGCCCAGCGATATCACCGGAGTGTCGGTCTACAACCAAGAAACACGGGAATTCGAATTCAAGCCGGGACCGATTTTCGCCAATATCGTGGTCGGCGACGAAATCAACCGGGCGTCACCGAAAACGCAATCGGCATTGCTGGAGAGCATGGAGGAACGCCAGGCCACGGTCGACGGACACACGTACCGGCTGGCGACGCCGTTCATGGTCATCGCGACGCAGAATCCCATCGAAATGGAGGGCACCTACCCGCTGCCGGAAGCGCAGCGCGACCGGTTCGCCGTCCGGCTCTCGATGGGGTATCCGTCGCCTGGTGCGGAACAGCAGATGCTCGACGCCCACGCGAGCCGTAATCCGTTGGAAGAGCTCGAGCCGGTGACAGACGCCGGCGAGGTGGCGCGGGCGATCGAGACCGTCCGATCGGTCTACGTGGCCCCGGATGTGCAGCGTTATGCCATTGACCTCGTGACCGCGACGAGACGGCATCCGGAGCTGCGGCTCGGCGCTTCCCCGCGGGCAACTCTGCAGCTCGTCAAGACGGCCCGCGCCGCCGCGGCCCTGGATGATCGCGACTACGTCCTGCCCGACGACATTCGCGACCTCGCCCTGCCGGTGCTCGCCCACCGGTTGCTGGTCACCGCCGATGCCCACATCGCGCGGCGCGGTCCGGCGGAAATCCTGGCCGATATTCTCCGGAGTGTGCCGGTCCCTGCACCTCCGGTACCTCCCTGGGGGGCGACCCGCTGA
- the mraZ gene encoding division/cell wall cluster transcriptional repressor MraZ, translating into MGFMGTHYPRLDEKGRLFLPAKFRDELADGLVITKGQERCLYVFPVAEFMRITEALRSAPIGAKAVRDYGRILFASAYDQVPDKQGRLTIPPNLREYAGLTRDCVVIGANTRVEIWDAQAWEEYLRAQEPAFAELSQEVWPTVS; encoded by the coding sequence ATGGGCTTCATGGGCACGCACTACCCCCGGCTGGACGAGAAAGGCCGGCTGTTCCTCCCGGCCAAATTCCGGGACGAGCTCGCGGACGGCCTTGTGATCACAAAGGGTCAGGAGCGGTGCTTGTACGTCTTCCCGGTCGCGGAGTTCATGCGGATCACCGAAGCGCTGCGCAGCGCACCCATCGGCGCAAAAGCGGTACGCGACTACGGCCGCATCCTGTTCGCCAGCGCCTACGACCAAGTGCCCGACAAGCAGGGCCGACTGACGATTCCGCCGAACCTCCGAGAGTACGCGGGCCTCACCCGCGACTGCGTCGTGATCGGCGCCAACACCCGCGTGGAGATCTGGGACGCGCAGGCCTGGGAGGAGTACCTGCGCGCCCAAGAACCTGCCTTCGCCGAGCTGAGTCAGGAGGTGTGGCCGACAGTCTCATGA
- the rsmH gene encoding 16S rRNA (cytosine(1402)-N(4))-methyltransferase RsmH yields MTADPGSSVPPAVVHRPVMVDRVVELLLPALGYPGAIVVDATVGLGGHAEAVVRAASAATLIGLDHDPHAIRLAAQRLAGYADRVQLVNVAFDRLAQVLSERGISAVAAILFDLGLSSLHIDDPARGFAYSRDVPLDMRMDPRLPRTAADVVNTYSATELARVLRVYGEERFAVRIADAIVRRRARQPITSTRDLSELVREAIPAPARRTGGHPAKRTFQALRIEVNDELGRLERTLPVAIAALQPGGRIVVLSYHSLEDRTVKRFFQAAASDATPAGLPTALPTARPRLRLLTRGAERPSPAEVAANPRAASARLRAAEKIRDTREAA; encoded by the coding sequence ATGACCGCAGACCCGGGTTCTTCGGTGCCCCCTGCTGTAGTGCACCGACCGGTCATGGTCGACCGGGTCGTCGAGCTGCTGCTTCCTGCGCTTGGCTACCCCGGAGCAATCGTCGTCGATGCGACGGTGGGTCTCGGGGGTCACGCGGAGGCGGTCGTGCGCGCCGCGTCGGCCGCGACGCTGATCGGCCTCGACCACGATCCGCACGCCATCCGCCTGGCCGCGCAGCGCCTCGCCGGGTACGCCGATCGCGTGCAGCTCGTCAACGTTGCCTTTGACCGGTTGGCCCAGGTGCTCTCCGAGAGAGGGATATCCGCCGTCGCGGCAATTCTCTTTGATCTCGGGCTGAGCTCGTTGCACATCGACGACCCGGCACGCGGATTCGCTTACTCGCGTGACGTTCCGCTCGACATGCGAATGGATCCCCGTCTCCCGCGTACCGCGGCCGATGTCGTCAACACCTACTCCGCTACTGAGCTTGCACGGGTTCTCCGGGTCTACGGCGAGGAGCGGTTCGCCGTCCGGATTGCAGACGCCATTGTCCGGCGGCGCGCTCGTCAGCCGATCACGTCGACCCGCGACCTCTCCGAGCTGGTCCGCGAAGCGATCCCCGCGCCCGCCCGGCGGACCGGCGGTCACCCGGCCAAGCGCACCTTCCAAGCGCTGCGCATCGAAGTGAACGACGAACTGGGCCGCCTCGAACGCACCCTGCCCGTCGCGATCGCGGCGCTTCAGCCGGGGGGCCGGATCGTCGTCCTCTCGTACCACTCCCTGGAGGACCGCACGGTCAAGCGCTTCTTTCAGGCGGCGGCTTCGGACGCGACTCCGGCCGGGCTTCCGACCGCCCTGCCGACGGCGCGACCCCGGCTTCGGTTGCTGACCCGGGGAGCGGAACGACCGTCGCCGGCTGAGGTGGCGGCCAATCCGCGGGCCGCGTCCGCCCGGCTACGCGCCGCGGAGAAGATTCGCGACACCCGGGAGGCGGCATGA
- a CDS encoding peptidoglycan D,D-transpeptidase FtsI family protein: protein MPRRPLRPPVRRGLRLGEPSRRLHAVLLATVFVVIVFGLRLVEIQGIQGEVYSRQAQAQYLRSTTLPAPRGEIVDRNGAVLATSVDARDVVVDPSIAKQSTSPTPQVMAARLAPLLGVPASTLLSRLTGPGRFAYLARGVTPAVAAKVLALDLPGVADEPVLKRSYPNGSLGASVIGFVGIDGNGLGGLEYAYDATLAGHAGHRTVETGSDGTVLPDGATTVTPPVPGEGLQLTLDRDIEWEAQQALAQQVTATGAKGGTVIVMRPRTGEILAMASVPTFDPAHPQDAPPSVLGNPAVSDVFEPGSTAKVITMAAALDSGILTPTSVIDVPPTLDRAGYTFHDAEPHGEEKLTLTGVLAQSSNIGAILASERVGTQRLYQYLRAFGLGEPSGLGFPGESAGVIGTPQSWSASQRYTIPFGQGIAVNAMQVADVYATIANGGVRVTPTLIKGIIGRDGTLHPAAPPKQTRVISAAAARQLEEMLEAVTTDQGTAPAARIPGYRVAGKTGTAQRVDPSCACYRGYTASFVGFAPADDPQLLVLVVLDDPVNGHFGGAVAAPVFRQVMSFALQTEKIPPTGTTPPQLPLQVPSDQPVG, encoded by the coding sequence GTGCCTCGCCGTCCGCTCCGCCCGCCGGTGCGGCGTGGGCTTCGGCTTGGCGAGCCGTCGCGACGGCTGCACGCCGTCCTGCTCGCCACCGTCTTCGTCGTGATCGTCTTCGGCCTGCGCCTCGTCGAGATCCAAGGCATCCAGGGTGAGGTCTACTCCCGTCAGGCTCAGGCCCAGTACCTGCGCAGCACGACCCTGCCCGCGCCGCGTGGCGAGATCGTTGATCGCAACGGTGCTGTCCTGGCCACCTCGGTGGACGCTCGCGACGTCGTCGTCGACCCGTCAATCGCCAAGCAATCGACGAGCCCAACCCCCCAGGTGATGGCCGCACGGCTCGCACCGTTGCTCGGTGTTCCTGCGTCGACGCTGCTCAGCAGGCTCACCGGACCGGGTCGGTTCGCATACCTAGCGCGCGGCGTCACGCCAGCGGTCGCCGCCAAGGTCCTCGCACTGGACCTGCCGGGGGTAGCGGACGAGCCTGTCCTGAAGCGGAGTTACCCCAACGGCTCCCTCGGCGCCAGTGTGATCGGTTTCGTCGGCATCGATGGCAACGGGCTCGGCGGTCTGGAGTACGCCTACGACGCGACGCTCGCCGGGCACGCGGGACACCGGACCGTGGAGACGGGGTCCGACGGCACCGTCTTGCCGGACGGCGCGACCACGGTGACCCCGCCCGTGCCCGGAGAGGGCCTGCAGCTCACCCTGGATCGCGACATCGAATGGGAAGCGCAGCAGGCACTCGCCCAGCAGGTCACCGCCACCGGCGCCAAGGGCGGCACTGTGATCGTGATGCGTCCACGGACCGGTGAGATCCTCGCGATGGCGTCGGTTCCGACATTCGACCCAGCGCATCCGCAGGACGCGCCGCCAAGCGTTCTCGGCAACCCTGCCGTTTCCGACGTCTTCGAACCGGGAAGCACGGCAAAGGTGATCACGATGGCGGCGGCGCTGGACAGCGGGATTCTCACCCCGACCTCAGTGATCGATGTCCCGCCGACCCTGGACCGCGCCGGTTACACGTTCCATGACGCCGAGCCGCACGGCGAGGAGAAGCTCACCCTCACCGGGGTACTCGCGCAATCGAGCAACATCGGCGCGATCCTGGCCTCGGAGCGGGTCGGGACCCAGCGGCTGTATCAATACCTCCGGGCATTTGGTCTGGGGGAGCCGTCGGGGCTCGGCTTCCCCGGGGAGAGCGCGGGAGTGATCGGGACACCGCAGAGCTGGTCGGCATCGCAGCGGTACACGATCCCGTTCGGGCAGGGCATCGCGGTGAACGCCATGCAGGTTGCGGACGTTTACGCGACGATCGCCAACGGCGGCGTACGGGTGACTCCTACCTTGATCAAAGGAATCATCGGGCGGGACGGGACCCTCCACCCCGCGGCGCCGCCGAAGCAGACCCGCGTCATCTCCGCAGCAGCAGCCCGCCAGCTTGAGGAGATGCTCGAGGCGGTGACGACCGATCAGGGTACGGCGCCTGCGGCACGGATTCCCGGCTACCGGGTTGCCGGGAAGACCGGAACCGCGCAGCGGGTGGATCCCAGTTGCGCATGCTACCGCGGCTACACCGCGTCGTTCGTCGGTTTCGCCCCCGCCGATGATCCGCAGCTGCTTGTCCTCGTGGTCCTGGACGATCCGGTGAACGGCCACTTCGGCGGCGCCGTCGCTGCTCCGGTGTTCCGGCAGGTGATGTCGTTCGCGTTGCAGACCGAGAAGATTCCACCGACGGGTACGACGCCCCCGCAGCTTCCCTTGCAGGTCCCGTCAGACCAACCGGTAGGGTGA
- a CDS encoding UDP-N-acetylmuramoyl-L-alanyl-D-glutamate--2,6-diaminopimelate ligase, whose protein sequence is MPDTLRPARVDPVPLATLAALARAELRGPAAGSTAGILICGVTHDSRRVQPGDLFAALPGAHTHGARYVADAVTAGAVAVLTDPAGASLINREVPLLICADPRKTLGPVAAAIYGHPARALVTLGVTGTNGKTTTVFFLDAGLRAAGHRTGLLGTVMTRLGERTVPSARTTPEAPDIQALLARMRDDGITAAAMEVSSHALALHRVDGTGFACVGFTNLSHDHLDFHGDMENYFAAKARLFRPDFAPKAVIVVDDEYGRRLADTAPIAVRTVSGRPEHLPPDRRPDWRVVAVRAAAAVSPTRPAGQVATVAGPIGEVELSLQLPGRFNLTNALLALAILVEVGIPVEAARAGIGDLAGVPGRLELVDAGQPFAVLVDYAHTPEAVATVAREVRPDRGRLIIVIGCGGDRDPSKRPAMGAAAAELADLAIFTSDNPRSEDPEEIVAAMLTGVPAVTADRRAEIRVELDRHEAIKDAIQAARPGDVVLIAGKGHEQGQEIGGVVHPFDDRLAARDALRSCGWAA, encoded by the coding sequence GTGCCTGACACCCTGCGGCCGGCACGGGTGGATCCGGTGCCGCTCGCCACTCTCGCCGCGCTGGCCCGCGCTGAACTCCGTGGCCCGGCGGCCGGCTCAACCGCCGGGATACTGATCTGCGGCGTCACTCATGATTCGCGCCGCGTGCAGCCCGGCGACCTGTTCGCGGCGCTTCCCGGCGCTCACACCCACGGCGCCCGGTACGTCGCCGACGCGGTGACTGCCGGCGCGGTCGCGGTTCTCACGGACCCGGCCGGCGCTTCCCTGATCAACCGCGAGGTTCCGTTGCTCATCTGCGCCGACCCGCGGAAAACGCTGGGACCCGTCGCGGCCGCCATTTATGGACATCCCGCCCGGGCGCTGGTGACCCTCGGTGTCACCGGCACCAACGGCAAGACGACCACTGTCTTCTTCCTGGACGCCGGATTGCGGGCCGCCGGCCATCGGACCGGCCTGCTGGGAACGGTGATGACCCGGCTTGGTGAGAGGACGGTGCCGAGTGCACGCACCACGCCCGAGGCGCCCGACATCCAGGCACTTCTCGCGCGCATGCGCGACGACGGGATCACTGCTGCGGCGATGGAAGTATCCAGTCACGCCCTGGCCTTGCACCGCGTGGACGGAACCGGTTTCGCCTGCGTGGGGTTCACGAATCTGTCCCACGATCACCTGGACTTTCACGGAGACATGGAAAACTACTTTGCGGCCAAGGCCCGGCTGTTCCGCCCGGACTTTGCGCCGAAGGCGGTGATCGTCGTGGACGACGAGTACGGCCGGCGTCTCGCCGACACCGCACCGATCGCCGTCCGGACCGTCTCCGGCCGGCCGGAACACCTCCCGCCCGACCGCCGGCCGGACTGGCGGGTCGTGGCTGTCCGCGCCGCCGCCGCGGTGTCGCCGACCCGGCCCGCCGGGCAGGTGGCGACAGTTGCCGGACCGATCGGCGAGGTGGAGCTCTCGCTCCAGCTCCCTGGCCGGTTCAATCTGACCAATGCGCTGCTCGCCCTGGCCATCCTGGTCGAGGTCGGCATCCCGGTTGAGGCCGCGCGAGCGGGCATCGGTGACCTCGCCGGCGTACCCGGGCGGCTTGAACTTGTCGACGCCGGGCAGCCGTTCGCCGTTCTCGTCGACTACGCGCACACCCCGGAGGCGGTCGCGACGGTGGCCCGGGAAGTCCGTCCCGACCGCGGGCGCCTCATCATTGTGATCGGTTGCGGTGGTGACCGGGATCCGAGCAAGCGTCCTGCCATGGGCGCGGCAGCCGCCGAGTTGGCGGACCTGGCCATCTTCACCAGCGACAACCCCCGCAGTGAAGATCCAGAGGAGATCGTGGCCGCGATGCTCACCGGCGTGCCGGCGGTGACCGCCGACCGGCGCGCGGAGATCCGTGTGGAACTCGACCGGCACGAGGCGATCAAGGACGCGATCCAGGCGGCCCGGCCGGGTGACGTCGTCCTCATCGCCGGCAAGGGTCATGAACAGGGGCAGGAGATCGGCGGGGTCGTGCATCCGTTCGACGATCGCTTGGCCGCCCGTGACGCACTTCGTTCCTGCGGGTGGGCGGCGTGA
- a CDS encoding UDP-N-acetylmuramoyl-tripeptide--D-alanyl-D-alanine ligase, whose product MIPLPLRLVAQLAGGGLADVPDPERPVTGPVVADSRQVTPGGLFVAIRGARVDGHAFAEQAVSAGAVAVLADHPVGVPAIIVDDTVRGLGRLAHGYLDLLPDPVVIGITGSSGKTSTKDLGAQVLARLGPTVAPTGSLNTEVGLPLTVLRADRDTRFLVLEKSARGVGHIAYLCRIAPPRIGVVLNVGSAHLGEFGSREAIAQAKGELVEALPADGTAVLNADDPLVLGMRHRTRARVVTFGTSADADVRATEIMTDATARPSFRLCFPDGAGLPVALQMHGVHHVSNALAVATVAWVLGLGAEEIAAALREARPLSRWRMEVTTRDDGVTVINDAYNANPESMTAALTALAAATAARRIAVLGPMAELGPAAPAAHAEVGETAARVGVDWLIVVGADATPIADGARRGGLAAEAVTVVPDAAAATALLTPALRAGDVVVIKASRSYGLEQVAAALLAQTPAVASPVAEGIGR is encoded by the coding sequence GTGATCCCGCTGCCGCTTCGACTGGTCGCCCAGCTCGCCGGCGGCGGTCTCGCCGACGTCCCGGACCCTGAGCGGCCGGTGACCGGCCCGGTTGTCGCGGACTCCCGGCAGGTGACGCCCGGCGGGTTGTTTGTCGCGATTCGGGGCGCACGGGTCGACGGGCACGCGTTCGCGGAACAGGCGGTGTCAGCCGGGGCGGTTGCCGTCCTGGCCGACCATCCGGTCGGCGTACCGGCGATCATCGTGGATGACACGGTCCGCGGTCTTGGTCGGCTGGCCCACGGCTATCTCGACCTCCTGCCGGACCCGGTGGTCATTGGGATCACTGGGTCCAGTGGAAAGACCTCGACGAAGGATCTCGGTGCGCAGGTGCTGGCCCGGCTTGGCCCGACCGTTGCACCCACCGGGTCGCTCAATACCGAGGTCGGGCTGCCGCTCACAGTCCTCCGGGCCGATCGGGACACCCGGTTTCTCGTGTTAGAGAAGAGCGCCCGCGGGGTCGGGCACATCGCGTATCTCTGCCGCATCGCCCCGCCGCGCATCGGGGTGGTGTTGAACGTCGGCTCGGCGCACCTCGGCGAGTTCGGCAGCCGGGAAGCCATTGCCCAGGCGAAGGGGGAGCTGGTCGAGGCGTTGCCCGCGGACGGCACGGCCGTGCTCAACGCGGACGATCCGCTGGTGCTGGGGATGCGACACCGGACGCGGGCACGTGTCGTCACGTTCGGGACCTCCGCAGACGCCGACGTGCGGGCAACGGAGATCATGACCGATGCGACGGCCCGGCCGAGCTTCCGGCTGTGCTTCCCGGACGGTGCCGGGTTGCCGGTCGCGCTGCAGATGCACGGCGTCCACCACGTCTCCAACGCACTCGCGGTAGCGACGGTCGCCTGGGTGCTCGGACTCGGTGCTGAGGAGATCGCTGCCGCGCTCCGGGAGGCCAGGCCGCTCAGCCGATGGCGGATGGAGGTCACCACCCGGGACGACGGTGTCACGGTGATCAACGACGCGTACAACGCCAACCCCGAATCGATGACCGCGGCGCTGACCGCGCTCGCCGCCGCGACCGCAGCCCGCCGGATCGCCGTCCTCGGGCCGATGGCCGAACTCGGGCCCGCCGCGCCGGCGGCGCACGCGGAGGTCGGCGAGACGGCGGCCCGGGTTGGCGTGGACTGGCTGATCGTTGTCGGCGCGGACGCCACACCGATCGCCGACGGGGCACGCCGTGGCGGGCTTGCCGCGGAGGCGGTGACCGTTGTACCGGACGCCGCCGCGGCAACAGCCCTGTTGACGCCGGCGCTGCGCGCCGGGGACGTGGTCGTGATCAAGGCGTCGCGATCGTACGGGTTGGAGCAGGTCGCCGCCGCGCTGCTCGCCCAGACACCAGCCGTCGCGTCGCCGGTCGCTGAGGGGATCGGCCGGTGA
- the mraY gene encoding phospho-N-acetylmuramoyl-pentapeptide-transferase codes for MKGILIAASVALLISLFGTPIAIRFFRERGYGQLIRDDGPTTHHTKRGTPTMGGTVILASALLGYAVANLFTASGPTASGLLVCGLATGLGLVGFLDDFIKIRMQRNLGLRARTKLAGQVIVAVIFGVLAVQFPNHAGLRPASTHVSFVRDYPSLTLGTIGFVIWALLMVSATSNGVNLTDGLDGLATGASAMVFGAFVIITFWEARNSCLAKAAPGCYHVRDPFDLAIVAAAFAGACAGFLWWNAAPARIFMGDTGSLALGGALAGMAIMSHTEVLLAILGGLFVVITMSSIIQIASFKLTRRRIFKMAPLQHHFELKGWAEVTIVIRFWIIAGLAVALGLGVFYGEWITWQG; via the coding sequence GTGAAGGGGATTCTCATCGCGGCCTCGGTGGCGCTGCTGATCTCGCTCTTCGGCACCCCGATCGCCATCCGATTCTTCCGGGAACGGGGTTACGGCCAGCTGATCCGGGACGACGGCCCGACCACCCACCACACCAAACGGGGAACGCCGACCATGGGCGGAACGGTGATCCTGGCGTCGGCGCTGCTCGGCTATGCCGTCGCCAACCTCTTCACCGCCTCCGGTCCCACCGCTTCCGGCCTGCTCGTCTGCGGCCTGGCGACCGGTCTGGGACTGGTGGGCTTCCTCGACGACTTCATAAAGATCCGTATGCAGCGGAATCTCGGGCTCCGGGCTCGGACGAAACTCGCCGGGCAGGTCATCGTTGCTGTGATCTTCGGTGTGCTGGCGGTGCAATTCCCCAACCACGCGGGTTTACGACCGGCGTCGACCCACGTGTCGTTCGTCCGCGACTACCCAAGCCTCACGCTCGGCACGATCGGTTTTGTCATCTGGGCGCTCCTGATGGTGTCGGCGACCTCCAACGGGGTGAACCTCACCGACGGGCTGGACGGACTGGCCACCGGGGCGTCCGCCATGGTCTTCGGCGCATTCGTGATCATCACGTTCTGGGAGGCGCGCAACTCCTGCCTGGCAAAGGCGGCGCCCGGCTGCTATCACGTCCGTGATCCGTTCGACCTTGCTATCGTCGCCGCCGCGTTCGCCGGCGCATGCGCAGGCTTCTTGTGGTGGAACGCCGCTCCAGCGCGGATCTTCATGGGCGACACCGGGTCGCTCGCGCTCGGCGGCGCACTGGCCGGAATGGCGATCATGTCGCATACCGAAGTGTTGCTTGCCATCCTCGGCGGGCTCTTCGTCGTGATCACCATGTCGAGCATCATCCAGATCGCCTCGTTCAAACTCACCCGGCGCCGGATCTTCAAGATGGCCCCGCTCCAACACCACTTCGAGCTCAAGGGATGGGCCGAGGTGACCATCGTCATCCGGTTCTGGATCATTGCCGGGTTGGCGGTCGCCCTTGGCCTCGGTGTCTTCTACGGGGAGTGGATCACATGGCAAGGGTGA
- the murD gene encoding UDP-N-acetylmuramoyl-L-alanine--D-glutamate ligase: MARVSVVPEWLSDAGHDAPWSQLTVCVAGVGISGRAAARVLAALGAQVIAVDDRDGEPERAAAAELARLGVTVRLGDGATFPDGVQLIVTSPGWRRESPLFAAAADRGVPVWGEPELAWRLRRPGDAEWLVITGTDGKTTTTLMLESILRAAGLRTIAAGNIDVPLVEVVNSGYDVLAVELGSFQLHWSPSVAPKAAAVLNVAPDHLDWWGGSFTDYANAKGRAFAHPRTCAIGNLDDPQTVRLLARAPGRRVGFTLHSPRPDQVGVHDGVLLDRAFVPDPARDVVELATVTDIPVPGAHNVANALAAAALARSIGVEPAAIAAGLRTFTPAAHRIATVAEVDGVRFVDDSKATSPHAAAASLTSFDRIVWIAGGLGKDVAFDELVSQVADRLRGVVLLGACRHEIADALRRHAPQVPVIDVGGAETGDVHAVLDAAVAAAVRYAAPGDVVLLAPAAASYDMFRDYRHRGQAFADAVRRYAERRSAAERREAAAQVGPSGPAESAGGSR; encoded by the coding sequence ATGGCAAGGGTGAGCGTCGTCCCCGAATGGTTGTCGGACGCAGGCCATGACGCCCCCTGGTCGCAGCTCACCGTCTGCGTCGCCGGAGTGGGGATCTCCGGCCGGGCCGCGGCCCGGGTGCTGGCCGCCCTCGGTGCCCAGGTCATCGCCGTCGATGACCGGGACGGCGAACCCGAGCGTGCAGCGGCCGCTGAGTTGGCCAGGCTCGGCGTCACCGTCCGGTTGGGGGACGGCGCGACGTTCCCGGACGGCGTCCAGCTGATCGTGACCTCGCCGGGGTGGCGGCGGGAATCCCCACTCTTCGCCGCAGCTGCGGACCGGGGTGTGCCGGTCTGGGGGGAGCCTGAGCTCGCCTGGCGGTTGCGTCGTCCCGGGGACGCCGAGTGGCTTGTGATCACGGGAACGGATGGCAAGACGACGACGACGCTCATGCTGGAGTCGATCCTGCGGGCCGCCGGGCTGCGGACGATAGCGGCAGGCAACATCGACGTGCCGCTGGTCGAGGTCGTCAACTCCGGTTACGACGTTCTTGCCGTGGAACTCGGCAGTTTTCAGCTGCACTGGTCCCCATCCGTCGCGCCGAAGGCTGCGGCCGTCCTGAACGTTGCTCCTGATCACCTCGACTGGTGGGGCGGATCGTTCACCGATTACGCCAACGCTAAGGGCCGGGCGTTCGCCCATCCGCGGACCTGCGCGATCGGCAACCTGGACGACCCGCAGACGGTCCGGTTGCTGGCCCGCGCACCGGGGCGGCGCGTCGGATTCACCCTGCACTCACCCCGGCCCGATCAGGTCGGAGTTCACGACGGCGTCCTCCTTGATCGAGCGTTCGTTCCCGACCCGGCTCGCGACGTCGTCGAGCTTGCGACGGTCACCGACATTCCCGTTCCCGGCGCGCACAACGTTGCCAATGCGCTCGCCGCCGCCGCGCTGGCCCGTTCGATCGGGGTTGAGCCGGCGGCGATCGCGGCCGGCTTGCGCACGTTCACCCCGGCGGCGCACCGGATCGCGACGGTCGCCGAGGTGGACGGCGTCCGGTTCGTCGACGACTCCAAGGCGACCAGCCCGCACGCTGCGGCGGCCTCGCTCACCTCGTTCGACCGGATCGTGTGGATCGCCGGCGGCCTGGGCAAGGACGTCGCCTTTGACGAGCTCGTCAGCCAGGTGGCCGATCGGCTGCGCGGCGTCGTTCTGCTCGGAGCATGCCGGCATGAGATCGCCGATGCTCTCCGGCGACACGCCCCGCAGGTGCCGGTCATCGACGTCGGCGGGGCCGAGACTGGGGACGTGCACGCCGTTCTCGATGCCGCCGTTGCGGCGGCCGTCCGCTACGCCGCGCCGGGCGACGTCGTCCTCCTGGCACCGGCCGCCGCGTCCTACGACATGTTCCGCGACTACCGGCATCGCGGCCAGGCGTTCGCGGATGCCGTCCGCCGCTACGCCGAGCGCCGTTCGGCGGCGGAGCGACGTGAGGCGGCTGCGCAGGTTGGACCGTCCGGGCCGGCGGAGAGCGCGGGCGGCTCCCGGTGA